The proteins below come from a single Thermodesulfobacteriota bacterium genomic window:
- a CDS encoding MjaI family restriction endonuclease, translated as GQLQELLAVEVKPSPDEWDRGYNVDFYIKVNGKHIGLQIKPAGYAYIPQIIAEAGFQRKTHEKFTEKYGGKVFYIISIAEGKQKVIHNKEVVEQIRQEIDRLKS; from the coding sequence GGACAGCTTCAGGAACTTCTCGCCGTAGAGGTAAAACCTTCTCCAGATGAGTGGGACAGGGGTTATAACGTTGACTTTTATATCAAAGTGAATGGAAAGCATATCGGATTGCAGATAAAGCCAGCAGGATACGCTTATATCCCACAGATTATCGCTGAGGCCGGATTCCAGAGAAAAACACATGAGAAGTTTACGGAAAAATATGGAGGAAAAGTTTTTTACATCATTTCTATAGCGGAGGGGAAACAAAAAGTCATTCACAACAAGGAGGTTGTTGAACAAATCCGGCAGGAAATCGACCGATTGAAATCATGA